The Polymorphobacter megasporae genome window below encodes:
- a CDS encoding efflux RND transporter permease subunit: MTWIRAFVDRPIATILLTIAIIAAGIFGYQQLPVAALPQVDFPTIQISANLPGANPATMASAVATPIERQLSTVAGIDQITSSSSTGSTSITVQFALNRNIDAAALDVQSALSAVARKLPIEMTTPPSFQKVNPSDQSILVMALRDPTMRLSDLQTIADTTIIPRLSTLEGVAQIDVFGARKFAVRIQFDPTKLSARGLTPEDVRVAVAAANSNTAVGLIGNGPRNYILDATGTLKHAADFTPIVIAYKNGLPVRLGDIATSIDSIENLRGAAKFNGNPGLAMGIKRQPGANVVAMADRVEALLPSIRESLPANAHFDIIVDRSQSIRHSVADAQTTLVGTALLVVLVIYLVLGDLRATLIPAIVLPVAAIGTFAGMFLAGFSLDNLSLLALTLATGFVVDDAIVVLENIVRHVEHGEKPREAAVTGTKEIAFTVVSISVSLVAVFIPLLFMGGVIGRLFREFAVTMTIAIAVSAVIALTLAPMIASRVLREGDEKPGRIARWSTRNFDRAQRGYARALDWVLARRRIVLGLTLASIVVAIWGFGAIPKGFFPTEDTGNMFVGVEVAPDAAYPTLQAKQDMIAKIILADSAILRVNSFTGTGGGAGRIFAPMKPRSERDSAEVVQTRLRKALSGIPGVLASPNIPQNLTLGARPSSTNFQYTLQSVDQTALFAFGQAFEARMRATPGFEDVNSDLQRGARQARVIIDRDAASRLGVPVQAIRDTLYSSFGTRQISTIYTDVDSYQVILEIAANEQMTPDSINTLYVRGDTGATVPLSAVTRVVIEGAPLSINHQSQLPAVTISFNLTPGTALSQAKTRIDAAEAEMGMPSTIEGSFQGNAQAFEASTAGMGWLFLAAVLVIYIVLGVLYESFIHPITILSGLPAAGIGAVAALAIFHMPLDVIGIIGVVMLIGIVKKNAIMMIDFALAGQRAHGWTPAVAIRAAATTRFRPIMMTTFAAIAGALPLALGLGAGAELRQPLGVAVLGGLMVSQVLTLFITPVVYLSIESAGERRRARRLAAQPELPLDEPAVRLAAE, encoded by the coding sequence ATGACCTGGATCCGCGCCTTCGTCGACCGGCCGATCGCGACGATCCTGTTGACGATCGCGATCATCGCGGCGGGCATCTTCGGCTACCAGCAGCTCCCTGTCGCCGCACTGCCGCAGGTCGATTTCCCGACGATCCAGATCAGCGCCAACCTGCCCGGGGCGAACCCGGCGACGATGGCGAGTGCGGTGGCGACGCCGATCGAGCGCCAGTTGTCGACCGTCGCCGGGATCGACCAGATCACGTCGTCGTCATCGACCGGATCGACGAGCATCACCGTCCAGTTCGCGCTCAACCGCAACATCGACGCCGCCGCGTTGGACGTCCAGTCGGCGCTGTCGGCGGTCGCGCGCAAGCTGCCGATCGAGATGACGACGCCGCCGTCGTTCCAGAAGGTCAATCCGTCCGACCAGTCGATCCTCGTGATGGCGCTGCGCGACCCGACGATGCGGCTGTCCGACCTCCAGACGATCGCCGACACGACGATCATCCCGCGGCTGTCGACGCTGGAGGGGGTCGCGCAGATCGACGTCTTCGGCGCGCGCAAGTTCGCCGTCCGCATCCAGTTCGACCCGACCAAGCTCAGCGCGCGCGGGCTGACCCCGGAGGACGTTCGCGTCGCGGTCGCGGCGGCGAACAGCAACACCGCGGTCGGGCTGATCGGCAACGGCCCGCGCAACTACATCCTCGACGCGACCGGCACGCTCAAGCACGCCGCCGACTTCACCCCGATCGTTATCGCCTACAAGAACGGCCTGCCGGTCCGCCTCGGCGACATTGCCACCTCGATCGATTCGATCGAGAATCTGCGCGGCGCGGCGAAGTTCAACGGTAACCCGGGACTCGCGATGGGGATCAAGCGCCAGCCGGGGGCGAACGTCGTCGCGATGGCCGACCGCGTCGAGGCGCTGCTGCCATCGATCCGCGAGAGCCTGCCGGCGAACGCGCATTTCGACATCATCGTCGACCGCTCGCAGTCGATCCGCCATTCGGTCGCCGACGCGCAGACGACATTGGTCGGCACCGCGCTGCTCGTCGTGCTGGTGATCTACCTCGTCCTCGGCGACCTGCGCGCGACGCTGATCCCGGCGATCGTCCTGCCGGTCGCGGCGATCGGTACCTTCGCGGGCATGTTTCTCGCCGGGTTCAGCCTCGACAACCTCAGCCTGCTCGCACTGACGCTCGCGACCGGCTTCGTCGTCGACGACGCGATCGTCGTCCTCGAGAACATCGTCCGCCACGTCGAGCATGGCGAGAAACCGCGCGAGGCGGCGGTGACGGGCACCAAGGAAATCGCCTTCACCGTCGTCTCGATCTCGGTCAGCCTCGTCGCGGTGTTCATTCCGCTGCTGTTCATGGGCGGCGTCATCGGGCGGCTGTTCCGTGAGTTCGCGGTGACGATGACGATTGCGATCGCGGTGTCGGCGGTGATCGCGCTGACGCTCGCGCCGATGATCGCGTCGCGGGTCCTGCGCGAGGGCGACGAGAAGCCGGGGCGGATTGCGCGCTGGTCGACGCGCAACTTCGACCGGGCGCAGCGCGGCTATGCCCGCGCGCTCGATTGGGTGCTGGCGCGGCGGCGGATCGTCCTCGGGCTGACATTGGCGTCGATCGTCGTCGCGATCTGGGGTTTCGGCGCGATCCCTAAGGGCTTCTTCCCGACCGAGGACACCGGCAACATGTTCGTCGGTGTCGAGGTCGCGCCTGACGCCGCCTACCCGACGCTCCAGGCGAAGCAGGACATGATCGCCAAGATCATCCTCGCCGACTCCGCGATCCTCCGGGTCAATTCGTTCACCGGCACCGGCGGCGGCGCGGGACGGATCTTCGCGCCGATGAAGCCGCGGAGCGAGCGCGATTCGGCCGAGGTCGTCCAGACGCGGCTGCGCAAGGCGCTGTCGGGCATTCCCGGCGTCCTCGCCTCGCCGAACATCCCGCAGAATCTGACGCTCGGCGCGCGGCCGAGCTCGACCAACTTCCAATACACGCTCCAATCGGTCGACCAGACCGCGCTGTTCGCTTTCGGCCAGGCGTTCGAGGCACGGATGCGCGCGACCCCGGGGTTCGAGGACGTCAATTCCGACCTCCAGCGCGGGGCGCGGCAGGCGCGCGTGATCATCGACCGCGACGCCGCCTCGCGCCTCGGCGTGCCCGTTCAGGCGATCCGCGACACGCTATATTCGAGCTTTGGGACGCGGCAGATCTCGACGATCTACACCGACGTCGACAGCTATCAGGTGATCCTCGAGATCGCCGCCAACGAGCAGATGACCCCCGACAGCATCAACACGCTCTACGTTCGCGGCGACACCGGGGCGACGGTGCCGCTGTCGGCGGTGACCCGCGTCGTGATCGAGGGCGCGCCGCTGTCGATCAACCATCAAAGCCAGCTGCCCGCGGTGACGATCAGCTTCAACCTGACCCCGGGCACCGCGCTGAGCCAGGCCAAGACGCGGATCGACGCCGCCGAGGCCGAGATGGGCATGCCGTCGACGATCGAGGGGTCGTTCCAGGGCAATGCACAGGCGTTCGAGGCGTCGACAGCCGGTATGGGCTGGCTGTTCCTCGCGGCGGTACTGGTGATCTACATCGTCCTCGGCGTGCTGTACGAAAGCTTCATCCACCCGATCACGATCCTGTCGGGGCTGCCTGCCGCCGGCATCGGCGCGGTCGCGGCGCTGGCGATCTTCCACATGCCGCTGGACGTCATCGGCATCATCGGCGTCGTCATGCTGATCGGCATCGTCAAGAAGAACGCGATCATGATGATCGACTTTGCGCTCGCCGGGCAGCGCGCGCACGGCTGGACCCCGGCGGTGGCGATCCGCGCAGCGGCGACGACGCGCTTCCGCCCGATCATGATGACGACCTTCGCCGCGATCGCCGGGGCGCTGCCGCTTGCGCTCGGCCTCGGCGCGGGGGCCGAACTGCGCCAGCCGTTGGGCGTTGCGGTCCTCGGCGGGCTGATGGTCAGCCAGGTGCTGACATTATTCATCACTCCGGTCGTCTACCTGAGCATCGAATCGGCCGGCGAGCGGCGACGCGCGCGGCGGCTGGCGGCGCAGCCCGAACTGCCGCTCGACGAGCCAGCGGTGCGCCTTGCTGCCGAATGA
- a CDS encoding DUF6600 domain-containing protein, protein MRLRFLLPVTLMLAGAVPVAAQEYPPPDGYAQSGYDTDGQSVDSIAVFFEPLSRYGRWVDSRFGRGWTPNVNRDWRPYTIGHWEQGAYGQTWRSDEPFGWAVFHFGRWGFDPAIGWVWTPDTVWGPGWVAWRDGDDVTGWAPLPPRVVLNFDAGYGDGFNSWGFDQWYQPAWVFVPRGNLYGRSLRGVILPYGRNRDYWGATRGITHYDRVGGRVFNRSFDGERGGDRGRGDPRGGRPDFRGNSGGEPVMQGGGRRPDVRPQGAVGGDVRGYQGNPRRDGRPPDFVPPANVPPGTMPPRDGRGGFQPRGGFVPFQPQGGRPPVAVAPAGNAAPVRQPAPIAQPRPEAPRPAPQPRTGPTQSREAGERVRPQ, encoded by the coding sequence ATGCGTTTACGCTTTCTCCTGCCGGTCACGCTGATGCTGGCCGGTGCCGTGCCGGTCGCGGCGCAGGAATATCCGCCGCCCGACGGCTATGCCCAGTCGGGCTATGACACCGATGGCCAGTCGGTCGATTCGATCGCCGTGTTCTTCGAGCCGCTGTCGCGTTACGGGCGCTGGGTCGACAGCCGCTTTGGGCGCGGCTGGACACCGAACGTCAACCGCGACTGGCGGCCGTACACGATCGGCCATTGGGAGCAGGGTGCCTATGGCCAGACATGGCGGAGTGACGAGCCGTTCGGCTGGGCGGTATTCCACTTCGGCCGCTGGGGCTTCGACCCGGCGATCGGCTGGGTGTGGACCCCCGACACCGTCTGGGGCCCGGGCTGGGTCGCGTGGCGCGACGGCGACGACGTCACCGGCTGGGCCCCGCTGCCGCCGCGCGTCGTCCTCAACTTCGACGCCGGCTATGGCGACGGCTTCAATAGCTGGGGCTTCGACCAATGGTATCAGCCGGCGTGGGTGTTCGTCCCACGCGGCAATCTTTATGGCCGCTCGCTGCGCGGCGTGATCCTGCCGTACGGGCGCAACCGCGATTACTGGGGAGCAACGCGCGGCATCACGCATTACGATCGCGTTGGCGGCCGCGTCTTCAACCGCAGCTTCGATGGTGAACGGGGGGGCGACCGGGGCCGGGGCGATCCGCGCGGCGGACGCCCCGATTTTCGCGGCAACTCCGGCGGTGAGCCGGTGATGCAGGGCGGAGGCCGCCGACCCGACGTCCGCCCGCAGGGTGCGGTCGGCGGCGATGTCCGCGGCTATCAGGGAAATCCGCGACGCGACGGCCGCCCGCCCGACTTCGTGCCTCCGGCGAATGTGCCGCCGGGGACCATGCCGCCGCGCGACGGCCGTGGCGGCTTCCAACCGCGCGGAGGGTTTGTCCCGTTCCAGCCGCAGGGCGGTCGCCCACCCGTTGCGGTCGCCCCGGCGGGCAACGCGGCCCCCGTCCGGCAACCCGCGCCGATCGCCCAGCCGCGCCCCGAGGCACCCCGCCCGGCACCGCAGCCACGCACCGGTCCTACCCAGTCGCGCGAGGCCGGCGAGCGCGTTCGTCCCCAATGA
- a CDS encoding circularly permuted type 2 ATP-grasp protein produces MFGHVASGGSIRDCYAPIGAWLADSPFEVMATRRRQAELFFRRIGITFAVYGDPDAAERLIPFDIVPRILGAKEWATMEAGLVQRVGALNSFLADIYGKREILRAGILPEELVLRNPGFSLAMVGKRPVGDIWVHIAGIDLVRTDADDFYVLEDNARTPSGVSYMLENREVMLKLVPELFAKLRIRPVENYPDMLLEMLHSVAPARAGNDPTSVLLTPGQFNSAFYEHSFLADKLGIELVEGSDLFVRDEHVYMRTTEGPQRVDVIYRRLDDAFLDPLVFRPDSMLGVPGLMSAYDAGNVSLANAVGTGVADDKAIYSYMPEIIKFYTGAEPILKNVPTWRCREPEALAYVLDHLPELVVKEVDGSGGYGMLVGPHAPAATISAFAAKLRANPEKFIAQPTLALSTCPTLCDAGVEARHVDLRPFVLTGTNGTRIVPGGLTRVALDPGSLVVNSSQGGGTKDTWVVDD; encoded by the coding sequence ATGTTCGGCCATGTCGCATCGGGCGGCAGTATCCGCGATTGCTACGCCCCGATCGGCGCATGGCTCGCCGATTCCCCGTTCGAGGTGATGGCGACGCGGCGCCGGCAGGCCGAGCTGTTCTTTCGCCGCATCGGCATAACCTTCGCGGTCTACGGCGACCCTGACGCCGCCGAGCGGTTGATCCCGTTCGACATCGTCCCGCGGATCCTCGGCGCCAAGGAATGGGCGACGATGGAGGCGGGGCTGGTCCAGCGCGTCGGCGCGCTCAATTCATTCCTCGCCGACATCTACGGCAAGCGCGAAATCCTCCGCGCCGGCATCCTCCCCGAGGAGCTTGTCTTGCGCAACCCGGGCTTCAGCCTCGCGATGGTCGGCAAGCGCCCGGTCGGCGACATCTGGGTCCATATCGCCGGGATCGACCTTGTCCGCACCGACGCCGACGATTTCTATGTGCTCGAGGACAATGCCCGGACGCCGTCGGGGGTGTCGTACATGCTCGAGAACCGCGAGGTCATGCTTAAGCTGGTCCCCGAGCTGTTCGCCAAGCTGCGCATCCGCCCGGTCGAGAATTACCCCGACATGCTGCTCGAAATGCTGCATTCGGTGGCCCCGGCGCGCGCGGGTAACGATCCGACGAGCGTGCTGCTGACCCCGGGGCAGTTCAACAGCGCGTTCTACGAACACAGCTTCCTCGCCGACAAGCTCGGCATCGAGCTCGTCGAGGGGTCCGACCTCTTCGTCCGCGACGAGCATGTCTATATGCGGACGACCGAGGGGCCCCAGCGCGTCGACGTCATCTACCGTCGCCTCGACGACGCCTTCCTCGACCCGCTCGTCTTCCGCCCCGATTCGATGCTCGGCGTGCCCGGGCTGATGAGCGCATACGACGCCGGCAACGTCAGCCTGGCGAATGCGGTCGGCACCGGGGTCGCCGACGACAAGGCGATCTACAGCTACATGCCCGAGATCATAAAATTTTACACCGGCGCCGAGCCGATCCTGAAGAACGTCCCGACATGGCGTTGCCGCGAGCCCGAGGCGCTGGCGTATGTCCTCGACCATCTTCCCGAGCTGGTGGTCAAGGAAGTCGACGGGTCGGGCGGCTACGGCATGCTCGTCGGCCCGCACGCGCCCGCCGCGACGATCTCCGCCTTCGCCGCCAAGCTCCGCGCCAACCCCGAGAAGTTCATCGCCCAGCCGACGCTCGCGCTGTCGACCTGCCCGACCCTGTGCGACGCCGGCGTCGAGGCGCGCCACGTCGACCTTCGCCCGTTCGTCCTGACCGGGACCAACGGCACGCGGATCGTGCCGGGCGGCTTGACGCGGGTGGCACTCGATCCGGGCTCGCTGGTGGTCAACAGCAGCCAGGGCGGTGGGACGAAGGACACGTGGGTGGTCGATGATTGA
- a CDS encoding alpha-E domain-containing protein, which yields MLSRTAGNLYWVGRYIERADFLSRLIEATLRLASLPSSYGGMTNAWESALEAAWMTQAHAERGLAADEFGVSEFLTVDPTNPSSIRRCLECARANARAVRTALTLEAWEAINGAWLDVQRYGTRLEGRDDLVRLLDTVKASMLAFDGAAHRTMLRGDAYWFIMLGSAVERADNTARLLDVKYHLLLPRGEKVGGSLDYFQWTTILRTVSALTAYRWVYRDSVKPWLIADLLILNRQIPRSLASCYEEILRRLDQLSHASARRGPAHRLASAGYGRLESGNIDKIYSSGLHEFLRDFIADNNRLGAAIAEQYLF from the coding sequence ATGCTCTCTCGCACCGCCGGCAACCTCTACTGGGTCGGGCGCTACATCGAGCGGGCCGACTTCCTGTCGCGGCTGATCGAGGCGACGCTGCGGCTGGCGTCGCTGCCGTCGTCGTACGGCGGCATGACCAATGCGTGGGAATCCGCACTCGAAGCCGCGTGGATGACGCAGGCGCATGCCGAGCGCGGGCTCGCCGCCGACGAGTTCGGCGTCAGCGAGTTCCTGACAGTCGATCCGACCAACCCGAGCTCGATCCGCCGCTGCCTCGAATGTGCCCGCGCCAACGCCCGCGCGGTCCGCACCGCGCTGACGCTCGAGGCGTGGGAGGCGATCAACGGCGCGTGGCTCGACGTCCAGCGCTACGGCACGCGGCTCGAGGGGCGCGACGATCTCGTCCGGCTGCTCGACACGGTCAAGGCGTCGATGCTCGCGTTCGACGGTGCCGCGCACCGGACGATGCTGCGCGGCGACGCCTATTGGTTCATCATGCTCGGCAGCGCGGTCGAGCGCGCCGACAACACCGCGCGGCTGCTCGACGTCAAATACCATTTGCTCCTGCCGCGCGGCGAGAAGGTTGGCGGGTCCCTCGATTACTTCCAGTGGACGACGATCCTGCGAACGGTATCGGCGCTGACCGCGTATCGCTGGGTCTACCGCGATTCGGTCAAGCCGTGGCTGATCGCCGACCTGCTGATCCTCAACCGCCAGATACCACGCAGCCTCGCGTCGTGCTACGAGGAGATCCTGCGCCGTCTCGACCAGCTGTCACACGCGAGCGCGCGGCGCGGCCCGGCGCACCGGCTTGCCTCGGCGGGCTATGGCCGCCTCGAATCGGGCAATATCGACAAAATCTATTCGAGCGGGCTCCACGAATTTCTGCGCGACTTCATCGCCGACAACAACCGGCTGGGGGCAGCGATCGCCGAGCAATATCTTTTCTGA
- a CDS encoding transglutaminase family protein, whose translation MRIRIDYTTAYDYSQAASSVVQLLRVQPRGGWDQHVARWRVDVDADGSLRAGTDVFGNATHLFTASSPVTRLTISVTGEVDTDEAHGAVRGFLEPLPPAMFLRTTDLTTADPAITAFAHDQPQDDILDTLHALNLAINARMVFDADATGTGTDAVTAFAQTRGVCQDYTHVFCAAARILGVPARYVSGHYVRPEAQPAGHAWAEALVPDLGWVGFDPTNGISITPAHVRVAVGLDYLDAAPVRGARRGGGVETMHVAVSAVDTGAVSRQSQHQGQA comes from the coding sequence GTGCGCATACGAATCGACTACACGACTGCGTATGATTATTCGCAGGCAGCGAGCAGCGTCGTCCAGCTGCTTCGTGTCCAGCCGCGTGGCGGGTGGGACCAGCATGTCGCGCGGTGGCGGGTCGACGTCGATGCCGACGGCAGCCTGCGCGCCGGGACCGATGTCTTCGGCAACGCGACGCATTTGTTCACCGCGTCGTCGCCGGTCACCAGGCTGACGATCAGCGTCACTGGCGAGGTCGACACCGACGAGGCGCACGGCGCGGTCCGCGGCTTCCTCGAGCCGCTGCCACCGGCGATGTTCCTCCGTACAACCGACCTGACCACCGCCGACCCGGCAATCACCGCCTTCGCCCATGACCAGCCGCAGGACGACATCCTCGATACGCTGCACGCGCTCAACCTGGCGATCAACGCGCGGATGGTGTTCGACGCCGACGCAACCGGCACCGGCACCGATGCGGTCACCGCTTTCGCGCAGACGCGCGGAGTCTGCCAGGATTACACCCACGTCTTCTGTGCCGCCGCGCGGATCCTCGGTGTCCCGGCGCGCTATGTCTCGGGCCATTATGTCCGCCCCGAGGCGCAACCGGCGGGGCACGCGTGGGCCGAAGCCCTCGTTCCCGACCTCGGCTGGGTCGGCTTCGACCCGACCAATGGCATCTCGATCACCCCCGCGCACGTCCGTGTCGCGGTCGGATTGGACTATCTCGACGCCGCCCCGGTCCGCGGCGCGCGGCGCGGCGGCGGAGTCGAGACGATGCACGTCGCCGTCAGCGCGGTCGACACCGGCGCGGTTTCGCGTCAAAGTCAGCATCAGGGACAGGCGTGA
- a CDS encoding peptidase: protein MSVQHGQFSVEGEPMTYCVGILVRDGLAMLADTRTNAGLDNVSSYRKLRVIDAGPGRTMVVASAGSLSVTQAAMTRLTDAMLLAAVGEDGERAGAPETLATAPTMFRAATLIGQALHAARAAVDEAVGGDRISTSATLLFGGCIAGRKPRLFLIYASGNFIECQPDTPYLQIGEHKYGKPILDRVVQYDTPIAEAVKVALISFTSTMRSNLAVGLPIDLMVLRSGETEPELVHRITDDDDYYRELTERWSAAMRNATASIPLPPYGAAAGQGVLV from the coding sequence GTGAGCGTCCAGCACGGACAGTTCAGCGTCGAGGGGGAACCGATGACTTATTGCGTCGGGATTTTGGTCCGGGACGGGCTAGCGATGCTCGCCGACACGCGGACCAATGCCGGGTTGGACAACGTGTCGAGCTATCGCAAGCTGCGCGTGATCGATGCCGGTCCCGGGCGGACGATGGTCGTCGCCAGCGCCGGATCGCTGTCGGTGACCCAGGCGGCGATGACCCGGCTGACCGACGCGATGCTGCTCGCGGCGGTCGGGGAGGACGGCGAGCGCGCCGGTGCGCCTGAGACGCTCGCCACCGCACCGACGATGTTCCGCGCTGCGACGCTGATCGGCCAGGCGCTCCACGCCGCGCGCGCCGCGGTCGACGAGGCGGTCGGCGGCGACCGGATCTCGACCAGCGCGACATTATTGTTCGGTGGCTGCATCGCCGGGCGCAAGCCGCGGCTGTTCCTGATCTACGCGAGCGGCAACTTCATCGAGTGCCAGCCCGACACCCCGTATCTCCAGATCGGCGAGCATAAATACGGCAAGCCGATCCTCGACCGCGTCGTCCAGTACGACACGCCGATCGCCGAGGCGGTCAAGGTTGCGCTGATTTCGTTCACCTCGACGATGCGGTCGAATCTGGCGGTCGGGCTGCCGATCGACCTGATGGTCCTGCGCAGCGGCGAAACCGAACCTGAGCTCGTCCACCGCATCACCGACGACGACGATTACTACCGCGAGCTCACCGAACGCTGGTCGGCCGCGATGCGAAACGCCACCGCGAGCATCCCGCTACCGCCGTATGGCGCGGCGGCGGGGCAGGGAGTGCTGGTCTAA
- a CDS encoding MFS transporter, translating into MTPAIRSTVLACLYFAGFGCLIPFLPLWLEKVHGFSGAEIGVVLAIAGFSRALAGPLTAAWADGRSDRRAPLFMFTIVLTAGFAVLKLLTGFVAVFALILILDIAFWGLLPVVETTLLRLTRTGRPPYGVARGLASAAFVAGTTTVGFLNDATQSYWPIWAFLLVISAAMIAWSALMPREPVLARAEKREPFGERLAAGLGMLRNPEFTLFIFAAGLIQASAAFLYTAGSLVWTNVQHFSGGTIAMLWNIGTLAEVGFLIFLGGWSARFRPESLIVAGGVGAVIRWTALAMLPPLWILIPLQLLHALSFAATFLGGMRFIQTLFGDDRTPTAQMIYMGLANAPTYAAAVLLSGPLYDRIGAPGYLAMTGVAGLGLVLAIMLRARTAKTATVAVTA; encoded by the coding sequence ATGACCCCAGCGATACGTTCGACCGTCCTCGCCTGCCTGTATTTTGCCGGGTTCGGCTGCCTGATCCCGTTCCTGCCGCTGTGGCTCGAAAAGGTGCACGGGTTTTCGGGTGCGGAGATTGGCGTCGTCCTCGCGATCGCCGGGTTCAGCCGCGCGCTCGCCGGGCCATTGACCGCAGCATGGGCCGACGGGCGGAGCGACCGCCGCGCGCCATTGTTCATGTTCACGATCGTCCTGACCGCCGGATTCGCCGTACTCAAGCTGCTGACCGGTTTCGTCGCGGTATTCGCGCTGATCCTTATCCTCGACATCGCCTTCTGGGGGCTGCTGCCGGTGGTCGAGACGACGCTGCTCCGCCTGACCCGCACCGGCCGCCCGCCGTATGGGGTCGCGCGCGGCCTCGCGAGCGCGGCCTTCGTCGCGGGGACGACGACGGTCGGATTCCTCAACGACGCGACGCAAAGCTACTGGCCGATCTGGGCGTTCCTGCTGGTGATTTCGGCGGCGATGATCGCGTGGAGTGCGCTGATGCCGCGCGAACCCGTCCTCGCCCGCGCCGAAAAGCGCGAGCCGTTCGGCGAGCGGCTCGCGGCCGGCCTCGGCATGCTCCGCAACCCCGAATTTACGCTCTTCATCTTCGCCGCCGGACTGATCCAGGCGAGCGCCGCCTTCCTGTACACCGCCGGGTCGCTCGTCTGGACTAACGTCCAGCATTTCTCGGGCGGCACGATCGCGATGCTGTGGAACATCGGCACGCTCGCCGAGGTCGGCTTCCTCATCTTCCTCGGCGGCTGGTCGGCGCGCTTCCGCCCCGAATCGCTGATCGTCGCGGGTGGCGTCGGCGCGGTGATCCGCTGGACCGCGCTGGCGATGCTGCCGCCGCTGTGGATCCTGATCCCGCTGCAACTGCTCCACGCACTCAGCTTCGCCGCGACCTTCCTCGGCGGGATGCGCTTCATCCAGACATTGTTCGGCGATGACCGCACGCCGACCGCGCAGATGATCTACATGGGCCTCGCCAACGCGCCGACCTACGCCGCCGCCGTGCTGCTGTCGGGCCCGCTATACGACCGCATCGGCGCGCCGGGCTATCTCGCGATGACCGGCGTCGCGGGGCTTGGGCTGGTGCTCGCGATCATGCTGCGGGCGCGGACCGCGAAGACCGCCACGGTCGCGGTTACGGCTTAG
- a CDS encoding PEPxxWA-CTERM sorting domain-containing protein, producing MRILLSALVSFLIASSASALTYYPNAMGIRVTSATGSFIQLAEVVVADSEAIDVAAAANGGVAYALNALGSSGAANAIDGRTGGNAASGIYQSVGTAGDYLDIYFGRRIILSSIVLFGRTDADTAGNTFVVTVFDNFGRSLFTKMVDASAGPATIWFDVNGTAVVPGQQVIEGRGTSGTVPEPASWALLIAGFGLIGTALRRRRTGHAAA from the coding sequence GTGCGTATTCTGCTGTCGGCCCTCGTTTCGTTCCTGATTGCCTCGTCGGCATCGGCGTTGACTTATTATCCGAACGCCATGGGGATTCGCGTCACCAGCGCGACAGGATCGTTCATCCAGCTTGCCGAAGTCGTCGTCGCCGATAGCGAGGCGATCGACGTCGCCGCCGCCGCGAACGGCGGTGTGGCCTATGCCCTGAACGCGCTGGGGTCGAGCGGCGCGGCGAATGCAATCGACGGCCGGACCGGCGGCAACGCCGCGAGCGGAATTTACCAATCGGTCGGAACCGCCGGCGATTACCTCGACATTTACTTCGGCCGCCGCATCATCCTGTCGTCGATCGTGCTGTTCGGGCGCACCGATGCCGATACCGCCGGAAATACGTTCGTCGTCACGGTGTTCGACAACTTCGGCCGCTCGCTGTTCACGAAGATGGTCGACGCCAGCGCGGGTCCGGCGACGATCTGGTTCGATGTCAACGGCACCGCCGTCGTGCCGGGACAGCAGGTGATCGAAGGGCGCGGCACCAGCGGCACCGTCCCCGAACCCGCGAGTTGGGCGTTGCTGATCGCCGGCTTCGGCCTGATCGGTACCGCGCTCCGCCGCCGCCGGACCGGCCACGCCGCCGCCTGA
- a CDS encoding SDR family NAD(P)-dependent oxidoreductase, translating into MPLPELFDLTGQTALITGSSRGIGKAIAHRMAEHGANVVVSSRKMDVCEAAVAEINAAVGRDAAVAIPANIASKEALQMLVDKTIERFGQIDTLVCNAASNPYYGPQAGISDDQFMKILQNNIVSNHWLIQMVAPAMLARKDGSITIISSIGGLKGSTIIGAYCISKAADMQLARNLAAEFGPSNVRVNAICPGLIKTDFAKALWDDPATLKEATGGAPLRRIGVPDEIAGMAVFLAGKAGGFTTGQSFAIDGGATIV; encoded by the coding sequence ATGCCATTACCCGAACTGTTCGACCTGACCGGCCAGACCGCGCTGATCACCGGATCGTCGCGCGGCATCGGCAAGGCGATCGCCCACCGCATGGCCGAGCACGGCGCGAACGTCGTCGTCTCGTCGCGCAAGATGGACGTCTGCGAGGCGGCGGTCGCCGAGATCAACGCCGCCGTTGGGCGTGACGCGGCGGTCGCGATCCCGGCGAACATCGCGTCGAAGGAGGCGCTGCAGATGCTCGTCGACAAGACGATCGAGCGCTTCGGGCAGATCGACACGCTCGTCTGCAACGCCGCGTCGAACCCGTACTACGGACCGCAGGCGGGGATCAGCGACGACCAGTTCATGAAGATCCTGCAGAATAATATCGTCTCGAACCACTGGCTGATCCAGATGGTCGCCCCGGCGATGCTCGCGCGCAAGGACGGCTCGATCACGATCATCTCGTCGATCGGCGGGCTCAAGGGGTCGACGATCATCGGCGCCTATTGCATCTCCAAGGCCGCCGACATGCAGCTCGCGCGCAACCTCGCCGCCGAGTTCGGGCCTTCGAACGTCCGCGTCAACGCGATCTGCCCGGGGCTGATCAAGACCGATTTTGCCAAGGCATTGTGGGATGATCCCGCGACGCTCAAGGAAGCGACCGGCGGCGCACCGCTGCGCCGGATCGGCGTCCCCGACGAGATCGCCGGGATGGCGGTGTTCCTCGCCGGTAAGGCGGGCGGTTTCACGACGGGGCAGAGCTTCGCGATCGACGGCGGCGCGACGATCGTCTGA